A region of Chloroflexota bacterium DNA encodes the following proteins:
- a CDS encoding M42 family metallopeptidase translates to MLLEKLANARGVSGDESEVRELLIEAVKGLVSEYRTDTLGNLITLKKAKGARRANLKVMLAAHMDEVGLLIVHHDANGHLRFRKVGGIDDRVLLSKVVLIGKDKIPGVIGVKPIHLLKAKEREQVIDTDSLTIDIGAKSREEALGAVKLGDYATFATEFGKLGDGLVKGKSLDDRTGCAALVEILKRDYPFDVYGVFTVQEEVGARGARVAAYAIEPDFAFALESTVCDDSPKKKDVSPTTRIGAGPAITIADNSAMSDRRLVNLLVATAQENRIPFQFKQPMVGGTDAGRIHLAKEGVPSVAVAVPTRYIHSPVSLLSLRDFDHTIALMTKALPRLVKI, encoded by the coding sequence ATGCTACTCGAAAAACTTGCCAACGCGCGCGGCGTATCGGGCGACGAATCCGAAGTGCGCGAGTTGCTTATCGAAGCGGTCAAGGGGCTTGTCAGCGAATATCGCACTGACACGTTGGGCAATCTCATCACGCTGAAAAAAGCCAAAGGCGCGCGCCGCGCCAATCTCAAAGTGATGCTCGCCGCGCACATGGACGAAGTCGGCTTGCTCATCGTCCATCACGACGCGAACGGTCACTTGCGTTTTCGCAAAGTCGGCGGCATTGACGACCGCGTGTTGTTGAGCAAGGTCGTGTTGATCGGCAAAGACAAAATTCCCGGCGTCATCGGCGTCAAACCGATTCACCTGCTCAAAGCGAAAGAACGCGAGCAAGTGATAGATACGGACTCGCTGACGATTGACATCGGCGCAAAATCGCGCGAGGAAGCTCTGGGCGCGGTCAAGCTGGGCGATTACGCGACCTTCGCGACCGAGTTTGGCAAGCTGGGCGATGGACTCGTCAAAGGTAAATCACTCGACGACCGCACGGGATGCGCGGCGCTCGTCGAAATCCTGAAACGCGATTATCCGTTCGACGTGTACGGCGTGTTCACCGTGCAGGAAGAAGTCGGCGCGCGCGGCGCGCGGGTCGCCGCGTACGCCATCGAACCGGATTTTGCGTTCGCGCTCGAAAGCACCGTGTGCGACGATTCGCCGAAAAAGAAAGATGTGTCGCCAACGACGCGCATCGGCGCGGGTCCCGCGATCACGATTGCGGACAACTCGGCGATGTCGGATCGGCGCTTGGTCAATCTCCTGGTCGCGACCGCGCAAGAAAATCGGATTCCATTTCAATTCAAACAACCGATGGTCGGCGGCACCGACGCGGGGCGCATTCACCTTGCGAAAGAAGGCGTACCTTCCGTCGCCGTCGCCGTGCCGACACGATACATTCACTCGCCGGTCAGTCTACTCAGTCTGCGCGATTTCGATCACACGATTGCGCTGATGACTAAAGCGCTGCCGCGTCTTGTAAAAATCTAG
- a CDS encoding nucleotidyltransferase domain-containing protein: protein MNDREMVQTLVERFAQRARATFGKDLVSIVLYGSVARGDFKSTSDIDLLVVFETLPPRRGERYVLTRALEEEVAESVPGNFGDAHWHGFSLIRKTRAEAQRTSLYYLDLTTDAVLLYDRDQFFQNVPIVYARVCANLARKKCISTMDIGFGCSSPMPPWVKRSKYEPAESCLSSVTGCQTAPGRCRTPLGAPPLSLECKIVGQFSKIAKQNPRLAKVLTK from the coding sequence ATGAATGATCGAGAAATGGTACAGACACTTGTAGAGCGGTTTGCTCAACGCGCGCGCGCGACATTTGGAAAAGATCTCGTCTCAATTGTGTTGTATGGCTCGGTCGCACGCGGCGATTTCAAATCCACCTCGGACATTGACCTGCTTGTGGTCTTTGAAACATTGCCGCCGCGACGCGGTGAGCGTTACGTGTTAACGCGCGCTCTCGAAGAAGAGGTCGCCGAGAGTGTGCCGGGCAATTTTGGCGACGCGCATTGGCACGGTTTCAGTCTCATCCGCAAGACGCGCGCAGAGGCGCAACGCACCAGCCTCTATTATCTCGATCTAACGACCGACGCGGTTCTGCTGTATGATCGCGACCAATTTTTTCAAAATGTGCCAATCGTTTACGCGCGCGTTTGCGCGAACTTGGCTCGCAAAAAGTGTATCTCGACGATGGACATTGGTTTTGGTTGCTCAAGCCCGATGCCGCCTTGGGTGAAAAGGTCGAAATATGAACCTGCCGAATCTTGCCTATCATCAGTTACAGGATGCCAGACTGCGCCTGGAAGATGCCGAACGCCACTTGGAGCTCCGCCATTATCACTTGAATGCAAAATCGTGGGGCAATTTTCCAAAATTGCCAAACAGAATCCGCGTTTGGCGAAGGTATTGACCAAGTGA
- the carA gene encoding glutamine-hydrolyzing carbamoyl-phosphate synthase small subunit, giving the protein MQTPALLALEDGTLWRGIAFGARGERTGEVVFNTSLTGYQEVLTDPSYYQQIVVMTASHIGNTGVNDDDDESARTWLAGFAIREASLRVSNWRANASLDEYLCVRAVVSISEIDTRALVRHLRSQGAMRGALSSVNTDPARLIEMARTSPSMNGADLVRYVTCAETYLWDQSTHALWYPLSNFHAERPTSNLHVVVFDYGIKRNTLRSLTTRGCRVTVVPANFSARETLELKPDGVLLANGPGDPAAVTYAIETTRDLLGRVPIMGICLGHQILGLALGGDTYKLKFGHRGGNQPVKNLLTGQVEITSHNHGFAVRADSLPGDVEVTHINLNDQCVEGLRSRQQRAFSVQFHPEAAPGPHDAMNLFDEFIESMEESRQSSVASRQ; this is encoded by the coding sequence ATGCAGACACCGGCGCTCTTGGCGCTTGAAGATGGAACGCTGTGGCGCGGCATTGCCTTCGGCGCGCGCGGCGAGCGGACCGGCGAAGTCGTCTTCAACACTTCGCTCACCGGTTACCAAGAAGTTCTCACCGACCCGTCGTATTATCAACAAATCGTCGTGATGACCGCGTCGCACATCGGCAACACCGGCGTCAACGACGATGACGACGAATCGGCGCGCACCTGGCTTGCTGGGTTTGCGATTCGGGAAGCGAGTTTGCGCGTGAGCAATTGGCGCGCCAACGCGTCGCTCGACGAATACTTGTGTGTGCGCGCGGTCGTGAGCATTTCCGAGATTGACACGCGCGCGCTCGTGCGCCATCTGCGATCCCAGGGTGCGATGCGCGGCGCGCTATCGAGCGTCAACACCGATCCCGCGCGCTTGATCGAAATGGCGCGCACCTCGCCCTCGATGAACGGCGCCGACCTGGTTCGCTACGTGACGTGCGCCGAAACATACCTTTGGGATCAATCCACGCACGCGCTATGGTATCCACTTTCCAACTTCCACGCGGAGCGTCCAACCTCCAACCTCCACGTCGTCGTTTTCGATTACGGCATCAAACGCAACACGTTGCGCTCGCTCACCACGCGCGGCTGTCGCGTGACCGTCGTCCCGGCGAATTTCTCGGCGCGCGAAACATTGGAGTTAAAACCGGACGGCGTTTTGCTCGCGAACGGTCCGGGCGATCCTGCCGCCGTCACGTATGCGATTGAAACGACGCGCGATTTGCTGGGTCGCGTGCCAATCATGGGCATCTGCCTGGGACATCAAATCCTGGGTCTCGCGCTCGGCGGCGATACGTACAAACTCAAGTTCGGTCATCGCGGCGGCAATCAGCCGGTCAAGAATTTGCTCACGGGGCAGGTCGAAATCACATCGCACAATCACGGCTTTGCGGTGCGTGCCGATAGTTTGCCCGGCGATGTCGAGGTGACGCACATCAATCTCAACGATCAATGCGTCGAAGGTTTGCGCTCGCGCCAGCAACGCGCGTTCAGCGTTCAGTTTCATCCCGAAGCCGCGCCCGGACCGCACGATGCGATGAACTTGTTTGATGAATTTATTGAATCTATGGAGGAAAGTCGCCAGTCGTCAGTCGCCAGTCGTCAGTAA
- a CDS encoding aminoacyl-tRNA hydrolase, with product MKLIAGLGNPGARYARSRHNVGFMIVERFARAHDLSFARKRFNAEIAEGSVGGGRVMLAKPQTFMNLAGDAIGKLFAFYKIASHDLLVIYDDLDLPLGKMRMRPKGGAGGHHGMESIIARIGTSDFPRLRVGIGRPDPNADVDHVLGDFEGDERALMDETFARAADAIDAWLREGLNAAMNKFN from the coding sequence ATCAAGCTCATCGCCGGGCTGGGCAATCCCGGCGCGCGCTACGCGCGCAGTCGTCACAATGTCGGCTTTATGATTGTCGAGCGATTCGCGCGCGCGCATGACTTGTCGTTCGCGCGTAAACGCTTCAACGCGGAAATCGCGGAAGGGTCGGTCGGCGGTGGGCGCGTGATGCTGGCGAAACCGCAAACGTTTATGAACTTGGCCGGCGACGCGATCGGCAAATTGTTCGCGTTCTACAAAATCGCGTCGCACGATTTGCTCGTCATCTACGACGATCTCGATCTGCCGCTCGGCAAAATGCGGATGCGACCAAAAGGCGGCGCGGGCGGACATCACGGGATGGAATCCATCATCGCGCGCATCGGCACGTCCGATTTTCCGCGCTTGCGCGTCGGCATCGGTCGTCCCGACCCGAACGCGGATGTGGATCACGTCCTCGGCGATTTCGAGGGCGACGAACGCGCGCTGATGGACGAAACATTCGCGCGCGCCGCGGATGCGATTGACGCATGGCTGCGCGAAGGGCTGAACGCGGCGATGAACAAGTTCAATTGA
- a CDS encoding class I SAM-dependent methyltransferase, protein MNLLDVVRRQPTPMPWVEGEKIPWHEPAFSARMLNEHLSQQHDAASRRTPVIEQHVAWIHHDLLENQPTRILDLGCGPGLYASRLARRGHECVGIDFSPASIAYAREQAAAERLACRYIEADLRALDFGARYGLVMFVFGELNAFRPDDARRILRKARNAMAEDGRLLLEVSTFEGVRNIGSRLSGWYSSERGLFSDRPHLGLFESFWDDAQAVATKRYFIVDAESGAVTRCTASTQAYTEEQYRALLTEAGFSNVEFYPRFGDVEIAQKEFLVIVARTREANSE, encoded by the coding sequence ATGAATTTGCTTGATGTGGTACGTCGCCAGCCGACGCCAATGCCGTGGGTGGAAGGCGAAAAAATACCGTGGCACGAACCCGCGTTTAGCGCGCGCATGTTGAACGAGCATCTTTCGCAACAGCACGACGCAGCAAGTCGCCGAACGCCGGTGATCGAGCAACACGTCGCGTGGATTCATCACGACCTCCTGGAGAATCAGCCGACACGCATTCTCGATTTGGGCTGCGGACCGGGCTTGTACGCGAGTCGTTTGGCGCGGCGCGGACACGAATGTGTCGGAATTGATTTTTCGCCCGCGTCCATCGCGTACGCGCGCGAGCAAGCGGCGGCGGAGCGATTGGCGTGTCGTTACATCGAAGCAGATTTGCGCGCGTTGGATTTCGGCGCGAGGTACGGTCTGGTGATGTTCGTCTTTGGCGAGTTGAACGCCTTTCGCCCGGACGACGCGCGACGAATTCTTCGCAAGGCGCGCAACGCGATGGCGGAGGATGGTCGGCTCTTGCTCGAAGTCTCCACGTTCGAGGGCGTTCGCAACATCGGCTCGCGACTGTCGGGCTGGTACTCGTCCGAGCGCGGCTTGTTCTCGGATCGTCCGCACCTTGGGCTGTTTGAAAGTTTCTGGGACGACGCGCAAGCCGTCGCAACCAAGCGATATTTTATCGTGGACGCCGAGAGCGGCGCGGTGACGCGCTGTACCGCGAGCACACAAGCGTACACAGAAGAACAATATCGCGCGTTGCTGACCGAAGCCGGTTTTTCGAACGTTGAATTTTATCCGCGCTTTGGCGATGTGGAGATCGCGCAAAAAGAATTCCTGGTTATTGTCGCGCGCACGCGTGAGGCGAATAGCGAATAG
- a CDS encoding M42 family peptidase → MAIQDFLQQLSEATGVSGYEHTIRDRVIAEFRPYADEITVTPMGSVIALQRGTRDAKDKTPASKVLIEGHMDEIGLMVTDMDHGLLRFTQVGGFDVRVLLAQQVVVHGKADLPGIIGSRPPHVLTAEERDKVIPMSELFVDVGLPEDRVRELVAVGDTITIARKIVALKNNLIAGKAFDDRAAVAVVAQALKNLAAIKHTWDVYAIANVQEETGAGYLGALTTTYKINPDVALAIDVGHADQPGATEVNAVPLGEGMGIALGPNVHPLVHQQLTETAKANNIGYKITAYPGATGTNAWAMQVVREGIPTGLIDIPLRYMHTSVETLSLTDLDQVARLVAFFCASLDDAFLRKLRGETNHIAEKPAVKRVAPRRRTKDKKRK, encoded by the coding sequence GTGGCAATTCAAGATTTTTTGCAACAACTTTCCGAAGCGACCGGCGTCTCGGGCTATGAGCATACGATCCGCGACCGCGTGATCGCCGAGTTTCGCCCGTACGCCGATGAAATCACCGTGACGCCGATGGGGAGCGTGATCGCTCTCCAGCGCGGCACGCGCGATGCGAAAGACAAAACACCTGCGTCCAAAGTCCTCATCGAAGGGCACATGGACGAAATCGGTTTGATGGTGACGGACATGGATCACGGCTTGCTGCGCTTTACCCAAGTCGGCGGATTCGACGTGCGCGTACTCCTCGCGCAACAAGTCGTCGTGCATGGCAAAGCGGATTTGCCCGGCATCATCGGCTCGCGTCCGCCGCACGTCCTCACCGCCGAAGAACGCGACAAGGTCATCCCGATGTCCGAATTGTTCGTGGATGTGGGCTTGCCCGAAGACCGCGTGCGCGAATTGGTCGCGGTCGGCGATACGATCACGATTGCGCGCAAGATCGTGGCGCTGAAAAATAACCTCATCGCCGGCAAAGCGTTCGACGACCGCGCCGCGGTCGCCGTCGTCGCGCAAGCGTTGAAAAATCTCGCGGCGATCAAACACACCTGGGACGTGTACGCGATTGCGAACGTGCAGGAAGAAACCGGCGCGGGCTATCTTGGCGCGCTGACGACGACGTACAAGATCAATCCTGATGTCGCGCTCGCGATTGACGTGGGGCACGCCGATCAACCCGGCGCAACCGAAGTCAACGCGGTGCCGCTCGGCGAAGGCATGGGCATCGCGCTCGGTCCGAACGTCCATCCGTTGGTCCACCAGCAACTCACCGAGACCGCGAAAGCAAACAACATCGGCTACAAAATAACCGCGTACCCGGGCGCGACCGGGACGAACGCGTGGGCGATGCAAGTCGTCCGCGAAGGCATCCCGACCGGCTTGATTGACATTCCATTGCGTTACATGCACACGTCCGTCGAAACGCTGAGTCTCACCGACCTGGATCAGGTCGCGCGCCTGGTCGCATTCTTTTGCGCGTCGCTCGACGACGCATTCTTGCGCAAGTTGCGCGGCGAGACGAATCACATCGCCGAAAAACCGGCGGTGAAACGCGTTGCACCACGACGAAGGACGAAAGACAAAAAACGAAAGTAG
- the mfd gene encoding transcription-repair coupling factor → MNLSALLSPIESLTAFTRLTDALRDQNTVSADVIESARAPMLAALSRTLRVPIVVLTARADRAKQLADELGVWLTSDNAFLFSEPEPLFYERMPWGAETITARLGALSALANAQASAPIIVTSTRAVLQRTIPPGDFRAGARVLHRDESVNLTELMTALVTLGYEYAAVVEMPGAFSRRGGILDVWTPMCGHPIRMELIGDEIESLRAFDPATQRSAQAVDAITLVPASEALPARGRDLIAQLSAWDLDACHPIAASAFRQDFAALEDGRRFNGIEFYLPYLYSQPASLVDHLPNTGLLVVEDWNEVEAAAGALEFQSEEVRADLQARRELPSGVSAPYWTWHALREHLLARKRLLFDYASPGDSLQLPFTPGPRYGGQLKKVLEELLNAQREGARTIVVTRQADRLSNLLRERDIFIKPTDTLAHVPDPGNIALVHGALAEGWKLEVGDSRTFNLQPPTSNLQLLTDAELFGWSRPKPHRVAKARTASPEAFFADLAIGDYIVHIDHGVGVFRGLSRIALNGPEREYLSLEYARGDQLFVPVHQIDRLSRYVAPGGHAPTLNRLGTAEWSQVKERTRKAIADIADELLELYAAREVVSGHAFPPDDQWQHDLEAAFPYVETEDQLHAIDEVKADMERARPMDRLIVGDVGYGKTEVALRAAFKAATSGKQVAVLVPTTVLAQQHFNTFTERLAAFPLQVEMLSRFRSDKEQTDIVDKLATGAVDIVIGTHRLLSSDVIFKDLGLLIIDEEQRFGVVHKERLKQLRQEVDVLTLTATPIPRTLYLSLSGARDMSTIETPPEDRLPIRTYVAEYDERLVREAILRELDRGGQVFFVHNRVRGIHIFAEQIRKLVPEAVVGIGHGQMNDEQLEQMMAEFAAGHYDVLVCTTIIESGIDIPNANTLIVNHADKFGLAQLYQLRGRVGRSAARAYAYFLHDKLHPLSADAHARLQTIAEASELGAGFQIAMRDLEIRGAGEILGAQQSGHIAAVGFDLYCRLLASAIESSKLKAKSVKSKVESADADLGLAPTIDLPVQAHIPEEYVPEAGLRLKLYRRLADIRADAQVDEITRELADRFGAPPEQVENLLYLLRLKVAAWHARLAAIAIDDGRILIRFGREDGARADRLTARFKDRVKVARDRAWLPGPESNLRWRQQLLDVVRVLGEVVDSAGKAG, encoded by the coding sequence ATGAATCTATCTGCTCTTCTTTCTCCGATCGAATCACTCACCGCATTCACGCGACTCACGGATGCGTTGCGCGACCAGAACACGGTCAGCGCGGACGTGATCGAATCCGCGCGCGCGCCGATGCTCGCGGCATTGTCGCGCACGTTGCGCGTGCCCATCGTCGTGCTGACCGCGCGCGCGGATCGCGCCAAGCAACTCGCGGATGAACTCGGCGTGTGGTTGACGAGCGACAACGCGTTTCTCTTTTCCGAACCCGAGCCGTTGTTCTACGAGCGGATGCCCTGGGGCGCGGAAACGATTACCGCGCGACTAGGCGCGTTGTCCGCGCTCGCGAACGCGCAAGCGTCCGCGCCGATCATCGTCACTTCGACGCGCGCGGTTTTGCAACGCACGATCCCGCCCGGCGATTTTCGCGCGGGCGCACGCGTGTTGCATCGCGATGAAAGCGTGAATCTCACCGAGTTGATGACCGCGCTCGTCACGCTCGGTTACGAGTACGCCGCCGTCGTCGAAATGCCGGGCGCGTTCAGCCGGCGCGGCGGCATCCTCGATGTGTGGACGCCGATGTGCGGACATCCGATTCGCATGGAGTTGATCGGCGACGAAATCGAATCGCTGCGCGCGTTCGACCCAGCGACGCAACGTTCGGCGCAAGCCGTAGACGCGATCACGCTCGTCCCGGCAAGCGAAGCATTGCCCGCGCGCGGACGCGATCTCATCGCGCAGTTGAGCGCCTGGGATTTGGACGCGTGCCATCCAATTGCCGCGTCCGCGTTTCGCCAGGATTTCGCCGCGCTCGAAGATGGTCGGCGTTTCAACGGCATCGAATTTTATTTGCCGTACCTCTATTCGCAACCCGCGTCGTTGGTGGATCATTTGCCGAACACGGGATTGCTCGTCGTCGAAGATTGGAACGAAGTGGAAGCCGCCGCGGGGGCGCTCGAATTTCAATCGGAAGAAGTGCGCGCCGATCTACAAGCGCGCCGCGAATTGCCGTCTGGTGTCAGTGCGCCGTACTGGACGTGGCACGCGTTGCGCGAACATTTGCTCGCGCGCAAACGCTTGCTGTTCGATTACGCGTCGCCCGGCGATTCGCTTCAACTGCCGTTCACGCCTGGTCCGCGCTACGGCGGGCAACTCAAAAAAGTTCTCGAAGAATTGTTGAACGCGCAACGCGAAGGCGCGCGGACGATTGTCGTCACGCGCCAAGCCGACCGGCTCTCCAATCTTTTACGCGAACGCGATATTTTCATCAAGCCGACCGACACCTTGGCGCACGTACCCGACCCAGGAAATATCGCGCTCGTGCACGGCGCGTTGGCAGAGGGATGGAAATTGGAGGTTGGAGACTCTCGAACTTTCAACCTCCAACCTCCAACCTCCAACCTCCAATTGCTGACTGATGCTGAACTCTTCGGCTGGTCGCGCCCCAAGCCGCATCGCGTCGCCAAGGCGCGCACCGCCTCGCCCGAAGCGTTCTTTGCCGATCTCGCGATTGGCGATTACATCGTTCACATTGATCACGGCGTCGGCGTGTTTCGCGGACTCTCGCGCATCGCGTTGAATGGACCCGAGCGCGAGTACTTGTCGCTCGAATACGCGCGCGGCGATCAACTGTTCGTGCCGGTGCATCAAATTGATCGGCTCAGTCGCTACGTTGCGCCGGGCGGACACGCGCCAACGTTGAATCGTCTCGGCACAGCGGAATGGTCGCAGGTCAAGGAACGCACGCGCAAAGCGATTGCGGACATCGCGGACGAGTTGCTCGAACTGTACGCCGCGCGCGAGGTTGTAAGTGGACATGCGTTTCCGCCGGACGATCAATGGCAACATGATCTCGAAGCGGCGTTTCCGTACGTCGAGACCGAGGATCAGCTGCACGCGATTGATGAGGTGAAAGCGGATATGGAACGCGCGCGTCCGATGGATCGCTTGATCGTCGGCGATGTGGGGTACGGCAAGACCGAGGTCGCGTTGCGTGCCGCGTTCAAAGCCGCGACGAGCGGCAAGCAGGTCGCCGTGCTCGTGCCGACGACCGTGCTCGCGCAACAACATTTCAACACGTTCACCGAGCGACTCGCCGCGTTTCCGCTCCAGGTCGAAATGCTCTCGCGCTTTCGTTCCGATAAAGAGCAAACCGACATCGTGGACAAACTTGCGACCGGCGCGGTAGACATTGTGATTGGCACGCATCGGTTACTTTCGAGCGATGTGATTTTCAAAGACCTGGGTCTACTCATCATTGACGAAGAGCAACGCTTCGGCGTCGTGCACAAGGAACGCTTGAAGCAGTTGCGTCAAGAAGTGGATGTGCTCACGCTCACTGCGACGCCGATTCCACGCACGCTCTATTTGTCGTTGAGCGGCGCGCGCGATATGAGCACGATTGAAACTCCGCCCGAAGATCGTTTGCCAATTCGCACGTACGTCGCCGAGTACGATGAGCGCCTGGTGCGCGAAGCGATCCTGCGCGAGTTGGATCGCGGCGGGCAGGTGTTTTTCGTTCACAATCGCGTGCGCGGCATTCACATCTTCGCCGAGCAGATTCGCAAACTCGTGCCCGAAGCAGTGGTCGGCATCGGACACGGGCAAATGAACGACGAGCAACTCGAACAGATGATGGCGGAATTCGCGGCGGGGCATTACGATGTGCTCGTCTGCACGACGATCATCGAAAGCGGGATTGACATTCCGAACGCAAACACGCTGATCGTGAATCACGCGGACAAGTTCGGTCTCGCGCAGTTGTATCAATTGCGCGGGCGCGTTGGGCGGAGCGCGGCGCGCGCGTACGCGTACTTTTTGCACGACAAACTGCATCCACTCAGCGCCGACGCGCACGCGCGCTTGCAAACCATCGCGGAGGCGAGCGAACTGGGCGCGGGCTTTCAAATCGCGATGCGCGATCTGGAGATTCGCGGTGCGGGCGAAATTCTGGGCGCGCAGCAATCGGGGCACATTGCCGCGGTCGGTTTCGATTTGTACTGTCGTTTGCTGGCGAGCGCGATCGAATCCTCCAAGTTAAAAGCGAAAAGTGTAAAGTCAAAAGTAGAAAGCGCAGATGCCGACCTGGGTCTTGCGCCGACGATTGATTTGCCGGTGCAGGCGCACATTCCGGAGGAGTACGTGCCGGAAGCGGGCTTGCGTTTGAAATTGTATCGGCGGCTCGCGGACATTCGCGCGGACGCGCAGGTGGACGAGATCACACGCGAGTTGGCGGATCGGTTCGGCGCGCCGCCAGAGCAAGTGGAAAACTTGCTGTACTTGCTGCGGCTCAAAGTCGCGGCGTGGCACGCGCGGCTTGCCGCCATCGCGATTGATGATGGGCGTATCTTGATTCGCTTTGGTCGCGAAGATGGCGCGCGCGCCGACCGGCTTACCGCGCGGTTCAAGGATCGCGTCAAGGTTGCGCGTGACCGCGCGTGGTTGCCCGGACCGGAAAGCAACCTGCGCTGGCGACAGCAATTGCTCGATGTCGTGCGCGTGTTGGGCGAGGTCGTTGACAGCGCGGGCAAAGCGGGGTAG
- a CDS encoding M42 family metallopeptidase: MVTAIKTNHFPNFDNGNEAKSLPPLKSLVKRLTETWGPSGHEHAMRDLIREEIKGLVDEMRVDALGNLIAHKKGAGAGPRKKVMLAAHMDEIGVMVTHVDEKGFLRFASIGGVFPNTLVGHRCRFENGVVGVFAQEKKDGSRTEVKMDKLFIDVGVSDAKSAPVGVGDAAGFWREFADLGNRLVAKTMDDRVGCAVLIETLRQLKKSPHEVYAVFTVQEEVGVRGAMTSAFGVQPDIAIALDVTDTGDTPESNTMAIALGKGPAIKVKDSGMLAHVGVKNALIETARENKIPYQLEVLVGGSTDAMAMQISREGVPAGVISVPTRYVHTPSEMVDYEDVQNAIKLLAAFLSKPVKLD; the protein is encoded by the coding sequence ATGGTAACTGCAATCAAAACCAACCACTTTCCGAATTTCGATAATGGCAACGAGGCGAAATCGCTGCCGCCGCTCAAATCGCTCGTCAAGCGATTGACCGAAACCTGGGGACCATCAGGGCACGAACATGCCATGCGCGATTTGATTCGCGAAGAAATCAAAGGGCTTGTGGACGAGATGCGCGTGGACGCACTCGGTAATTTGATCGCGCACAAAAAAGGCGCTGGTGCGGGTCCGCGCAAAAAAGTGATGCTCGCCGCGCACATGGACGAAATCGGCGTGATGGTAACGCACGTGGACGAAAAAGGATTCTTGCGCTTTGCGTCCATCGGCGGCGTGTTCCCAAACACGCTCGTCGGTCATCGGTGCCGATTTGAGAACGGCGTCGTCGGCGTATTCGCGCAAGAGAAAAAAGACGGCTCGCGCACCGAAGTGAAAATGGACAAGTTGTTCATTGACGTCGGCGTGAGCGATGCGAAAAGCGCGCCGGTCGGTGTGGGCGATGCCGCCGGATTTTGGCGCGAGTTCGCCGATCTCGGCAATCGGCTGGTCGCGAAAACGATGGACGACCGCGTCGGATGCGCCGTGCTCATCGAAACTTTGCGCCAGTTGAAAAAATCGCCGCACGAAGTGTACGCGGTGTTCACCGTGCAGGAAGAAGTCGGCGTGCGCGGCGCGATGACCTCGGCGTTCGGCGTCCAACCGGACATTGCGATCGCGCTCGACGTGACCGACACCGGCGACACGCCGGAATCGAACACGATGGCAATCGCGCTCGGCAAGGGTCCAGCGATCAAGGTGAAAGATTCGGGCATGCTCGCGCACGTCGGCGTCAAGAACGCGCTCATCGAGACTGCGCGCGAAAATAAAATCCCGTACCAACTCGAAGTGCTGGTCGGCGGCTCGACCGACGCGATGGCGATGCAGATTTCGCGCGAGGGTGTGCCGGCAGGCGTCATCTCGGTTCCGACGCGTTACGTTCACACGCCGTCCGAAATGGTGGATTACGAGGACGTGCAAAATGCCATCAAGTTGCTGGCGGCATTCTTGAGCAAGCCAGTCAAGTTGGATTAG
- a CDS encoding DUF4160 domain-containing protein: MSPTIPLKGRGAGKYAFRFFSSDVMEPPHVHVYRGDKRAKVWLVKLEVEWSRGYNQSELTEILRLIRESVAIIGGVE; this comes from the coding sequence ATGTCGCCGACCATTCCACTCAAAGGTAGAGGCGCAGGGAAATACGCGTTTCGATTTTTTTCCAGTGACGTGATGGAACCGCCCCACGTTCACGTTTATCGCGGAGACAAACGCGCCAAAGTATGGCTGGTCAAACTGGAGGTCGAGTGGAGTCGCGGCTATAATCAATCCGAACTCACCGAAATTCTTCGCTTGATTCGTGAGTCGGTTGCTATTATTGGAGGTGTGGAGTGA
- a CDS encoding DUF2442 domain-containing protein, translating into MLYVALSDGRQVGVSLKTKWLRWLAQATPQQRKRWRIDSWGDVIYWDELDDGIEVCHLLDRRPLAE; encoded by the coding sequence ATGCTGTACGTCGCGTTGAGCGACGGGCGTCAAGTGGGCGTGTCACTCAAAACGAAATGGTTGCGATGGCTCGCACAGGCAACACCGCAACAACGGAAACGCTGGCGCATTGATTCCTGGGGCGATGTAATTTACTGGGATGAGCTGGACGATGGCATCGAGGTATGCCATTTGTTGGATCGGCGACCGTTGGCAGAATAA